In a single window of the Anaerolineae bacterium genome:
- a CDS encoding PAS domain S-box protein, producing MTASVPTALPGGQGTHATEADPVLRQLAHDLGERVKELDCLYAISRLTLVPGISLPGIFEGTVKLIPRAWQYPDVTCARIIYRDQVFASANFRDSPWKQVSDIAIGGEKVGAVEVAYLEERPPSDEGPFLLAERRLLDAVAERLTEAIQHKQAQEALEASEAKFRSMVQQSPDGIYLTDTQGRIAEWNRALEGIYGLAASETRGRPLWEVQHRALPEEQRTAAALAALEKAVTEALRDRAAPWLHELQEQEIELPDGKRRLVQSIAYLVRTGEAVSIACSVRDVTDLRRMEVALRLTEDRMRLLADHVTESVVYRYRLVPQPGFDYLSPSVRSVTGFAPEEFEAGLDRFLDNVVEEDRLVAEAMARSPETLRGPVALRWRRKDGTVIWLEQRQVPILGPSGEVVAVEGVLSDVTDRRRAQEALRQSERQQELILGAAPVALFRKKARPPFPTLWASDKVRSVTGYPPDRFAREGSFWLSRLHPEDREGVLAQYQRALHLGSVSFEYRWRCADDAYHRFLNRAVLEQGELLVSCIDVSERTRPAGWPARPAAPSEDSGGPAPAWSGWRRLTVMMPATEGATARRPARCPYCGSELLRRHQTVSRLLAGRRSSVEVVRYRCRACDRTFSHRPPGVSRSRQAGETRALVSALYGLGLSLGKITGLLGEAGLKLSRSSAWRMGRAQGEEMRQSRPRNVSCLLPYEDCPAGDELVIVESVNPGDGRRRASMGLLLWGRDDGVYRWLREHLERLGASVSE from the coding sequence GTGACGGCATCTGTGCCCACTGCCCTGCCAGGCGGGCAAGGAACCCACGCGACAGAAGCCGACCCCGTCTTGAGGCAACTGGCGCACGACCTGGGTGAGCGGGTCAAGGAGCTGGACTGCCTCTACGCCATCTCCCGCCTCACTCTGGTTCCCGGAATCTCGCTGCCGGGCATTTTCGAGGGCACGGTGAAGTTGATCCCCCGGGCCTGGCAGTACCCCGACGTCACCTGCGCCCGGATCATCTACCGGGATCAGGTCTTCGCCAGCGCGAACTTCCGAGACAGCCCCTGGAAGCAAGTGAGTGACATCGCCATCGGCGGGGAGAAGGTGGGCGCGGTGGAGGTGGCCTATCTGGAGGAGAGGCCTCCCAGCGATGAGGGACCATTCCTGCTGGCCGAGAGGCGGTTGCTGGACGCGGTGGCCGAGCGTCTGACGGAGGCCATACAGCACAAACAGGCCCAGGAAGCTCTGGAGGCGAGCGAGGCCAAGTTCCGCAGTATGGTGCAGCAGTCGCCTGACGGCATCTACCTGACCGACACCCAAGGTCGGATAGCGGAGTGGAACCGGGCTCTGGAGGGCATCTACGGCTTGGCCGCGTCCGAGACCCGAGGGCGCCCGCTGTGGGAGGTGCAGCACCGGGCCCTGCCAGAGGAGCAGCGTACTGCGGCGGCTCTGGCGGCGCTGGAGAAGGCGGTGACGGAGGCCCTGCGGGACCGGGCCGCCCCCTGGCTTCACGAGCTCCAGGAGCAGGAGATCGAGTTGCCCGACGGCAAGCGCCGTCTGGTGCAGTCTATCGCCTACCTGGTCCGAACCGGGGAGGCGGTCAGCATCGCCTGCAGCGTCCGGGACGTGACCGACCTTAGGCGCATGGAGGTAGCGTTGCGCCTGACGGAGGACCGGATGCGTCTGCTGGCCGATCACGTCACCGAGTCGGTGGTGTACCGGTACCGCTTGGTTCCCCAGCCAGGGTTCGATTACCTAAGCCCGTCGGTGCGGTCGGTCACTGGCTTCGCCCCGGAGGAGTTCGAGGCCGGGCTGGATCGGTTTCTGGACAATGTAGTGGAGGAGGACCGGTTGGTGGCCGAGGCCATGGCGCGCTCCCCGGAGACTCTTCGGGGGCCGGTGGCCTTGCGGTGGAGGCGCAAGGACGGCACGGTGATCTGGTTGGAGCAGAGGCAGGTCCCTATCCTGGGTCCCTCGGGGGAGGTGGTGGCGGTCGAAGGGGTGCTCAGCGACGTGACCGACCGCCGTCGCGCTCAAGAGGCCTTGCGCCAGAGCGAGCGACAGCAAGAGCTGATCCTGGGAGCGGCGCCGGTGGCACTCTTCCGGAAGAAGGCCCGACCCCCGTTCCCCACCTTGTGGGCGAGCGACAAGGTCCGGTCGGTGACCGGTTATCCGCCCGACCGTTTCGCCCGGGAAGGGAGCTTCTGGCTCTCTCGGCTGCACCCGGAGGATAGAGAGGGCGTGCTGGCCCAGTATCAGCGGGCGCTACACCTGGGTTCGGTGTCCTTCGAGTATCGTTGGCGCTGCGCCGATGACGCCTACCACCGCTTCCTGAATCGGGCGGTGCTGGAGCAGGGCGAGTTGCTGGTGAGCTGCATTGACGTGAGCGAGCGCACCCGCCCGGCCGGGTGGCCGGCGAGGCCGGCTGCCCCCAGCGAAGATTCGGGCGGGCCGGCACCTGCTTGGAGCGGCTGGCGCCGCCTGACGGTGATGATGCCGGCCACCGAGGGCGCCACTGCCCGCCGTCCGGCACGCTGCCCTTACTGTGGGAGCGAGCTGCTGCGGCGCCACCAGACGGTGTCCCGCCTCCTTGCCGGACGACGGAGCAGCGTGGAAGTGGTCCGCTACCGGTGCCGAGCCTGCGACCGCACCTTCTCCCACCGCCCGCCCGGGGTGAGTCGCAGCCGCCAGGCGGGCGAGACGCGGGCCCTGGTCTCCGCTCTGTACGGCCTTGGCCTCAGCCTGGGCAAGATCACCGGTCTCCTGGGCGAGGCGGGGCTGAAGCTATCTCGCTCTTCGGCCTGGCGCATGGGACGGGCCCAGGGAGAGGAGATGCGCCAAAGCCGACCTCGGAACGTGAGCTGCCTTCTTCCCTACGAGGACTGCCCCGCGGGCGATGAGTTGGTGATCGTGGAAAGCGTCAACCCGGGTGATGGGAGGCGCCGAGCGTCCATGGGCCTGCTCCTGTGGGGCCGCGACGATGGGGTGTACCGCTGGCTCAGGGAGCACCTGGAGCGGCTGGGCGCTAGCGTGAGCGAATGA